The Dehalococcoidales bacterium genome segment ATAGCTGTGATTGTCGTCTGGTTCCTCTCAAGCATGCCTTGGGGTGTTGAATATGCCAGCGCCGATAGCTGGGTAGGTCAAATCGGCAGCTTCTTCGCGCCTGTATTTGCCTGGGCCGGATTTGATCAGTGGCAGGCATCAGCGAGCCTGATATTCGGTTTCCTGGCCAAAGAAGTGGTTATCGGGGCTCTGGGTACCATGTTTGCCGTCGAAGAGGGGCTTCTGGGCGATGTACTGATGACACAGCTCGGCTGGACCCCGCTTATCGCGCTGTCTTTCATGGTATTTAGTCTGTTGTATGTTCCCTGTGTTGCGGCGCTGGGCGCCATCCGCAGTGAAACAAAATCGTGGAAGTGGACCATCTTTACCGCGGTGTATACCACTGCCATCGCCTGGATTATGGCTGTGCTTGTTTTCCAAATCGGCAGTCTGTTTGTTTGATTAAAATCTCAATTGGGGGGGCCTTAAATGGCTCCCCCTTAAGGAGTTTACTAATGCTTTATCAAGTTTTAAATGAATTTAGAAAATCGGGCGGGGCTGTTAGCCTTGATGCTTTAAGCCGCAAGCTCGGTGTTGAAAGAAGCGCTCTTGAAGGGATGCTGGAAACGCTGGTGCGGCAGGGTAAGTTAAAAGAAATTTCCGCTGCCCCCTCCGGCTGCGGAGGCTGTCACGGCAGTTCTTGCGGTGGCTGCGCTTCGAATATGTCAGCCAATATCGGCAAGTCTTACGAACTGGTTCTCTAACAGGGGTGTACTTACAGCCGCAGAATCTGCTATATTTAAAGCACTCAGAAAATGGATATCAATGTCGGGTTTGCATTACTTCTTACCACGCTTGCCGGTCTATCCACCGGCATCGGCAGCCTGATTGCCTTCTTTATTCGTAAACCTAATCCCTCAACACTTGCCGTTCTTTTGGGTCTTTCCGCCGGCGTAATGATTTATATCTCCTTTACCGAGCTTTTAGGCACGGCGATTGCCGATATCGGCTTTGCCAAAGCCAACCTCGCCTTTTTTGTCGGCATTATCTTTTTTGCGCTGATTGATATTCTGGTTCCGCACTCCTACAAAGAGGAATGTGCCTCGGATCACTGTTTGGGGATTGAAAATTCAACCAAAGAGAAATCAAACTCAATGGCGGCGTTAAAAAGAAGCGGGATATTTATTGCCGCAGGGATTGCAATCCATAACTTCCCCGAGGGCATTGTTACCTTTTCGGCGGCAGCCACCGGCGATGTAACCCTTGGCGTTATTATTGCCGCGGCGGTGGCGTTGCATAATATTCCCGAAGGCATTGCCGTATCGGTTCCCATTCTCGTTGCTACCGGCAGCCGTAAAAAGGCCTTTGGCTACTCTTTTTTGTCGGGGCTTGCCGAGCCGGTAGGGGCTGTAATCGCTTTTTTGGTGCTTATGCCTTTCCTAACCCCCGAAGTGCTTTCGATGACGCTGGCATTTGTGGCAGGGATTATGATTTATATCAGCTTAGATGAGATATTGCCGATGGCGCATCATTACGGACGGGAGCATTTGGTAATAATTGGGGTTGTGGCGGGAATGGCGGTTATGGCGCTTAGCTTATTTATTTTGGGGTGATTGGGTTTTAGGCGGTTTAGAAATTTACGAGAATTCCCTCACTTTTCGCCTTCAATAATTGCGATTTCTTCCGGTGTCAGTTCATAAAGCTGGTAAACCAACTCATCGATTTCCCTTTCTAATTCCTTTACTTTAGCTTGCTTGGTAGGATTAGATGAATAATCAGTATCTTTGGTGATGGTAAGAATTTGGTCGACAAGGTTAATTAATATGATTCGCACTTTATCTGATATTTTGCACACGGGAAAGTTATTAATCATTGTAGTAGTAAATGAAGTACCTTGGTTATAACTAGCGGATGGATATTTCTCTTTAATATAAAAGAAAGCTAATTTACTATTAATCAAGGCTAAGATCAATTTTAATACCAAAACACTACAATTGGTTACTATCAAGGTTGTCTTGCCAGGTATAATGTAACCGTCTTTATCTAAACAAGCATCAAGTAAATTAAGGCCTTTAATTATTATTTTTGGTTTAACAGACTTCTTCCCATAAGAGTTATTAAAAGTATCTAAGAACAAATCTCTATTGACAATTGGATGGAGGTATTTACATCCCAAGTAGGTCATTTCACGTATCCCCCACTTAGGGAAATATTTCCCTATTGTTCCTGTATTTACTATTTTTAGATGCGTGTTTGGATTATAATCAGTTAAGGAATCGTTTATTAAAGGAACTAGTTTATATGCATCAGAAGTGCCGCAAGCATTTTCACAATTGCCCCAATCAGATATTTTTTGTGGGAAAGATGCGATTTTAGTTAGAATATCAATGTGATTGGAAAAAAGAAAATCAAATGCAAAAGGTGATTCAACTAGTTCTTTACTAACTTCTTTGCTGAAAATGATTTCTTTGTTTTTAAACTCATATATTTTTAATGTATTTTTTGATTTTTGTGAAAAAAAGGATACTATCGAATCTACATTTGAATTTTCAAATACTTCTCGGCCGGCTTTCAAAACAGTAAAGATATTATTAAAAGTCCTAATCCTGAGAGTATCTCCAAATGGCTTAGATATCCATTTATCTGGCGTTATAAAAGCAAGCATTCCGTTAGTACACATCATTTTAAAACTAAACTCAAAAAAAGCTACATAAATGTCCCAATTTCCTTTAGTCATTTCATAAGAACGTTGAATCATTTCACGAAATACGCCTTGTCCACTATTTATCATGCCCTCTGAATCAATATACGGTGGATTGGCTATCACCACATCAAATCCATCTTCAACACCAAACATCCATATCGGGTCAAACCAAGAGTTGGCTTCATAAGAGAACGGGTTCCATTCGGTTAGCTGTTTAACCAGCGTATCTGCCACCGCCCATTGCACGTTTTCTTCAAAAAGCTTTTGTTGAGTAGCACGAAATTCTTTTTCGATTTGTAATTTTTCGGCACCGTAACTGCGTAAATAATTTGCGCGTAATTTTTTTAACTTTTCGATTGCTGATGTAACCCCGAATGCACTTTGCTGTGCAACTTCCGGCAGACCGATAAGGGCATTCGCCGACACAAATTTAAACTCTAAGTTGGGCAAAGGTTCAATCCCACGGTTTTCCTCGTTATCAATTACAATTTCATCTACCACAAGCGAGAGGAAGCAACGTAATTTGGCAATCTCTACCGCTATCGGTTGGATATCAACACCGTAAATACAATCCCGTATTATCATTAACTTACGGATATATGCCCAGTTTTCTTTTTTGATATTCTTTTCAACGGTCTTACGCACTACGGGGTCTAAATTGCCGATATAAAGCCGTTGCCATATCTCAAGTTGGGGGTCTATCTTTTCCAATGTAAGCAACATGCGGTGCAATATCCCCATCGGAAATGCGCCGGAACCGCAAGCAGGGTCGATAATCTTGATTTCGTCCAAAGCCGTAACAATGCTGTTTTTTTCGGCATCCGTAAAATCGGTTGTAATATCTTCATACGAAAGTAAATCCGCCAGCTTTTCGTCGGCAATCTCTGTTTTGGTGATTAAATACTGTTTTAGCGATTGCTCAACCATATAATCGACAATCGCACGCGGTGTGTAATAACTGCCGGTGGCTTTGCGGGCGGTTTCGCCGGTTTCGGGTACTACCTCCGCCAAAAGGTTTTCAAAAACCCTGCCCAGCATTTCGGGGTCAACCGAAACCTCGGCATCGACGGTGCTGTTTTCATCAATGGTGAAGTTGT includes the following:
- a CDS encoding FeoC-like transcriptional regulator, which produces MLYQVLNEFRKSGGAVSLDALSRKLGVERSALEGMLETLVRQGKLKEISAAPSGCGGCHGSSCGGCASNMSANIGKSYELVL
- the zupT gene encoding zinc transporter ZupT, whose protein sequence is MDINVGFALLLTTLAGLSTGIGSLIAFFIRKPNPSTLAVLLGLSAGVMIYISFTELLGTAIADIGFAKANLAFFVGIIFFALIDILVPHSYKEECASDHCLGIENSTKEKSNSMAALKRSGIFIAAGIAIHNFPEGIVTFSAAATGDVTLGVIIAAAVALHNIPEGIAVSVPILVATGSRKKAFGYSFLSGLAEPVGAVIAFLVLMPFLTPEVLSMTLAFVAGIMIYISLDEILPMAHHYGREHLVIIGVVAGMAVMALSLFILG
- a CDS encoding N-6 DNA methylase gives rise to the protein MNTEPLTRMIQSFNSKNLTLFLRSKTDKFAELAENLAEYNDERFSNFERLGEIRFDNGNRLAVITAKVTGDLSERSGKKAQYEKAKKILKEFEVYNAGFFVFYDNRGNFRFSLVYEQAEGIRKKWSNFRRFTYFVTKEQTNKTFRIRIGESSFADLNVIKEAFSVEKVNKEFYQEIAKYYYRLTGRSNCQKELALPFVSDDDSRKYEEFAVRLIGRIIFCWFLKHKKSAAGKSLVPNGILSTDAVNSNSDYYHSILEKLFFEALNTPTKERKKDILPNEEDIPFLNGGLFEPHANDYYANNPNYGLKIPNSWFLDFFSTLEQYNFTIDENSTVDAEVSVDPEMLGRVFENLLAEVVPETGETARKATGSYYTPRAIVDYMVEQSLKQYLITKTEIADEKLADLLSYEDITTDFTDAEKNSIVTALDEIKIIDPACGSGAFPMGILHRMLLTLEKIDPQLEIWQRLYIGNLDPVVRKTVEKNIKKENWAYIRKLMIIRDCIYGVDIQPIAVEIAKLRCFLSLVVDEIVIDNEENRGIEPLPNLEFKFVSANALIGLPEVAQQSAFGVTSAIEKLKKLRANYLRSYGAEKLQIEKEFRATQQKLFEENVQWAVADTLVKQLTEWNPFSYEANSWFDPIWMFGVEDGFDVVIANPPYIDSEGMINSGQGVFREMIQRSYEMTKGNWDIYVAFFEFSFKMMCTNGMLAFITPDKWISKPFGDTLRIRTFNNIFTVLKAGREVFENSNVDSIVSFFSQKSKNTLKIYEFKNKEIIFSKEVSKELVESPFAFDFLFSNHIDILTKIASFPQKISDWGNCENACGTSDAYKLVPLINDSLTDYNPNTHLKIVNTGTIGKYFPKWGIREMTYLGCKYLHPIVNRDLFLDTFNNSYGKKSVKPKIIIKGLNLLDACLDKDGYIIPGKTTLIVTNCSVLVLKLILALINSKLAFFYIKEKYPSASYNQGTSFTTTMINNFPVCKISDKVRIILINLVDQILTITKDTDYSSNPTKQAKVKELEREIDELVYQLYELTPEEIAIIEGEK